From Ignisphaera aggregans DSM 17230, the proteins below share one genomic window:
- a CDS encoding conserved hypothetical protein (KEGG: tsi:TSIB_0076 hypothetical protein~SPTR: C6A0J9 Putative uncharacterized protein) has translation MLLAYSYKNRFSIKAVIVLCILHGIINSFASYYQFTGSIIAVMISYIMLLASSIYILQYLIPRIRTVLKQ, from the coding sequence ATGCTCTTAGCATATTCCTATAAAAATAGATTTTCGATAAAGGCAGTAATAGTGTTATGTATACTTCATGGAATAATAAATAGTTTTGCATCATACTATCAATTTACAGGGTCTATCATAGCTGTTATGATAAGCTATATAATGCTTCTAGCTTCATCTATATACATATTACAATATCTAATTCCTAGGATTAGAACAGTTTTAAAGCAGTAG
- a CDS encoding AIR synthase related protein domain protein (COGs: COG0309 Hydrogenase maturation factor~InterPro IPR010918:IPR000728~KEGG: tpe:Tpen_1667 AIR synthase-like protein~PFAM: AIR synthase related protein domain protein; AIR synthase related protein~SPTR: A1S0T2 AIR synthase related protein domain protein~PFAM: AIR synthase related protein, N-terminal domain; AIR synthase related protein, C-terminal domain), with amino-acid sequence MKLSPSILESKIFRRIGVLDPSVIVGPAIGEDASIIDIGDDKVLVVHSDAISGSIEMLGWLAVHIAANDIAVRGVRPRWFLISLFIPETSDVISIVDKISDQIDRAAKELGIMVVGGHTETTTGIDRPLAGMTMIGIGHRNKIVTTSGAREGNILIATKAVALEGTSILCTDFAKELIDRGVDTHILERCARFIEEVSIVKEALALAEKGLVTSMHDPTEGGVIGGVTEIAYASNKTIELWLNEIPIREETRIICKKLGLDPLRLISSGTLLATVPRDRVEDAINLLKSIGIEARAIGVVKNRGRCLVEMLRDSNKICIEHVEVEDELFRLIKTYHN; translated from the coding sequence ATGAAGCTTTCACCAAGTATTTTAGAGTCAAAGATATTTAGAAGAATAGGTGTCTTAGATCCATCTGTAATTGTGGGACCAGCTATAGGGGAAGACGCATCGATAATAGATATAGGTGATGATAAGGTTTTGGTAGTTCATAGTGATGCTATATCTGGATCTATTGAGATGCTCGGATGGCTTGCTGTACATATAGCTGCTAATGATATTGCTGTGAGAGGGGTTAGACCTAGATGGTTTCTAATCTCTTTATTCATTCCAGAGACTAGTGATGTGATTAGCATTGTTGATAAGATAAGTGATCAGATAGATAGAGCTGCAAAAGAACTTGGGATAATGGTTGTAGGTGGACATACGGAGACAACTACAGGTATTGATAGACCTCTTGCTGGAATGACCATGATAGGCATAGGGCATAGAAATAAGATTGTTACAACCTCTGGTGCAAGAGAGGGTAATATACTCATAGCTACTAAGGCTGTAGCTCTTGAAGGAACATCTATACTATGTACAGACTTTGCTAAGGAGCTTATCGATAGAGGTGTAGATACACATATTCTAGAGAGATGTGCTAGATTTATCGAAGAGGTGAGTATTGTTAAGGAAGCTCTAGCCTTGGCTGAAAAAGGTCTTGTTACATCTATGCATGATCCTACAGAAGGTGGTGTAATAGGCGGAGTTACAGAGATAGCATATGCATCAAATAAAACCATAGAGCTATGGCTTAACGAGATTCCTATAAGAGAAGAGACAAGGATTATATGTAAAAAACTTGGTCTAGATCCACTTAGATTAATAAGTTCAGGTACACTATTAGCAACAGTACCAAGAGATAGAGTTGAAGATGCTATAAATCTTCTTAAAAGTATTGGTATTGAGGCAAGAGCAATAGGTGTTGTAAAGAATAGAGGTAGGTGTTTAGTAGAGATGCTAAGAGATAGCAATAAAATATGTATAGAACATGTAGAGGTGGAAGATGAACTATTTAGACTAATTAAAACCTATCACAATTAG